One genomic segment of Candidatus Methylomirabilota bacterium includes these proteins:
- a CDS encoding ABC transporter ATP-binding protein, translating to MILDIRGIDTYYGLGHILHGLSLRVGEGEVVALLGRNGAGKTTTLRSITGLTAPRSGEISYKGANIVGLPAHRISRLGIALVPETRGIFSYLTARENLEIARRPGSRWPMESVLERFPKLRELMDRKGRLLSGGEQQMLAIARSLLTGPELLLLDEPSQGLAPLVVETVMGTIRELKRERVSMLLVEQNAEMALGLADRVYIIDHGTIVFEGTPDALRADHEITTTYLGVGG from the coding sequence ATGATCCTCGACATTCGCGGCATCGACACTTACTACGGGCTCGGCCACATCCTCCACGGCCTCTCCCTGCGCGTCGGCGAGGGCGAGGTCGTGGCGCTCCTGGGGCGGAACGGCGCGGGCAAGACCACGACGCTGCGCTCCATCACCGGGCTCACGGCGCCACGGAGCGGCGAGATCAGCTACAAGGGCGCCAACATTGTTGGCCTCCCCGCTCACCGGATCTCTCGGCTCGGCATCGCGCTCGTGCCCGAGACCCGCGGCATCTTTTCCTATCTCACGGCGCGAGAGAATCTCGAGATCGCACGCCGGCCGGGCTCGCGATGGCCGATGGAGAGCGTGCTCGAGCGCTTTCCGAAGCTCCGCGAGCTGATGGACCGCAAGGGGCGCTTGCTCTCGGGCGGGGAGCAGCAGATGCTGGCCATCGCCCGCTCCCTGCTGACCGGGCCGGAGCTGCTCCTCCTGGACGAGCCGTCCCAGGGGCTGGCGCCGTTGGTGGTCGAGACGGTCATGGGGACGATTCGCGAGCTCAAGCGCGAGCGCGTCAGCATGCTGCTGGTCGAGCAGAACGCCGAGATGGCGCTCGGCCTCGCGGACCGCGTCTACATCATCGATCACGGCACCATCGTGTTCGAAGGCACACCGGACGCGCTCCGGGCCGACCACGAGATCACGACGACGTACCTTGGTGTAGGCGGCTGA
- a CDS encoding AMP-binding protein, producing the protein MDILTAHAARHPDKPALIEGDRVWSWAELVERRNRLGHALLGLGLEPGATVIVYAANSLEHYLAGTGARAAGLIPAPMNHRLVAEEVAYILDHSDAAAVFASDQFLPVCEAVRAGARKVRHWILMGAERRDWAVHLDDLLAQGSPEPVELPSGAAFGASIIYTGGTTGKPKGALRRGIDTQGLMETLRAMDLLDPNHVHLVAGPMYHSAPGGLALYAHIVGATVVIMPKFVPERALEEIQRHRCTSTFMAPTLLKRIMDLPASVRARYDVSSMRAIIMAAAPCPMNVKEAVVEYFGPALYEFYGSSELGVNTVLRPEDVLRKPGSCGRAAPGKEIALLDDDGNAVPVGEPGELYVKHFSGILDEYYKDPDATARLRRGDWYSVGDVAYMDADGFYYICDRKRDMIISAGVNIYPAEVEDALHRHPDIQDVAVFGVPDDDWGERVHAAVQPRPAARLTAEGVITFARRHLAGYKVPREVTFHDDFPRDAAGKLLKRVLREPYWAGRATRV; encoded by the coding sequence ATGGACATCCTGACCGCCCATGCCGCCCGCCACCCCGACAAGCCCGCGCTCATCGAGGGCGACCGGGTGTGGTCGTGGGCCGAGCTCGTCGAGCGCCGGAACCGCCTGGGCCACGCGCTCCTGGGGCTCGGGCTCGAGCCGGGCGCCACCGTCATCGTCTACGCCGCCAACTCGCTCGAGCACTATCTCGCCGGCACGGGCGCGCGGGCGGCCGGGCTCATCCCGGCGCCCATGAATCATCGGCTGGTGGCGGAGGAGGTCGCCTACATCCTCGACCACTCGGACGCCGCGGCCGTCTTCGCGAGCGACCAGTTCCTGCCGGTCTGCGAGGCTGTCCGCGCCGGGGCCCGGAAGGTCAGGCACTGGATCCTCATGGGCGCGGAGCGGCGCGACTGGGCCGTGCACCTCGACGATCTACTGGCGCAGGGGAGCCCCGAGCCCGTCGAGCTGCCGTCAGGCGCGGCCTTTGGCGCCTCCATCATCTATACGGGCGGGACTACGGGGAAGCCCAAGGGCGCGCTCCGCCGCGGCATCGACACGCAGGGGCTGATGGAGACGCTCCGGGCGATGGACCTTCTCGACCCGAACCACGTCCACCTGGTCGCGGGCCCCATGTACCACTCGGCGCCCGGCGGCCTCGCGCTCTACGCGCACATCGTCGGCGCCACGGTCGTGATCATGCCGAAGTTCGTCCCCGAGCGGGCGCTCGAGGAGATCCAGCGCCACCGCTGCACCAGCACCTTCATGGCCCCGACCCTGCTCAAGCGCATTATGGACCTGCCCGCATCCGTGCGGGCCCGCTACGACGTATCCTCCATGAGGGCCATCATCATGGCGGCGGCGCCCTGTCCGATGAACGTCAAGGAGGCCGTGGTCGAGTACTTCGGTCCCGCGCTCTACGAGTTCTACGGCTCGAGCGAGCTCGGCGTGAACACGGTCCTGAGGCCGGAAGACGTGCTGCGAAAGCCCGGCTCCTGCGGCCGCGCCGCGCCGGGCAAGGAGATCGCCCTTCTCGACGACGACGGCAACGCCGTGCCCGTGGGCGAGCCCGGCGAGCTCTACGTCAAGCACTTCTCCGGCATCCTCGACGAGTACTACAAGGATCCCGACGCGACCGCCCGGCTGCGCCGCGGGGACTGGTACTCGGTGGGCGACGTCGCGTATATGGACGCCGACGGCTTCTACTACATCTGCGACCGCAAGCGCGACATGATCATCTCGGCCGGCGTCAACATCTATCCCGCGGAGGTCGAGGACGCGCTCCACCGCCACCCGGACATCCAGGACGTGGCAGTCTTCGGCGTGCCGGACGACGACTGGGGCGAGCGCGTCCACGCCGCCGTCCAGCCTCGCCCGGCCGCGCGCCTCACCGCCGAGGGCGTCATCACGTTCGCGCGCCGGCACCTGGCCGGCTACAAGGTCCCGCGCGAGGTGACCTTCCACGACGACTTCCCGCGGGATGCCGCGGGCAAGCTCCTCAAGCGCGTGCTCCGCGAGCCCTACTGGGCCGGCCGGGCCACCCGTGTGTGA
- a CDS encoding adenylate/guanylate cyclase domain-containing protein encodes MKLPPAPLTVKITVLIVVVLIVGFGISTILSIQREADLLVEQSKIAARRLTAALTANIEAAMLQERPDIARMQILEMQKNTPVEGLTVYRRNGVEAFTDTDTLRQVAKEADLPKGVMASIEKMARPAGPPMTGPLFQRAVDTLKTQESIDSVNGQMLFTLHQPVANQERCQGCHGTDHKVRAVVRVATSMEPVLAAVREQRNRQTLVAILTIFVAAGVLALVMRRVVVRPIQELAQVAHKIGEGDFAVRARTTSGDELAGLGSAFNDMTERLSTAQQSLETRNRELATTLDELQASRQRLEVLEQLKGELSKFVPDAVKELLERDPSATQLEKHQEEVSVLFLDIAGYTRLSEQVEAKRLNQLVQTYFSAFLEIIRKHQGDVNETAGDGLMVIFQSKSREPGRGPVDHALNAARAALTIRQRTVDLNEEHAGVFPSVALHMGINTGEAWVGATKIGGAGSQRWTFTATGPTTNLAARFAGSAQGDEIVVGPTTAERVRGAFVLENLGEKSFKNVSQPLQVYRLIPPGVYDKIA; translated from the coding sequence GTGAAGCTGCCCCCCGCCCCGCTCACCGTCAAGATCACGGTCCTCATCGTCGTGGTGCTGATCGTCGGCTTTGGCATCTCGACCATCCTATCCATCCAGCGCGAGGCCGACCTCCTAGTCGAGCAGAGCAAGATCGCCGCGCGCCGCCTCACGGCCGCGCTCACCGCCAACATCGAGGCCGCCATGCTCCAGGAGCGGCCCGACATCGCCCGGATGCAGATCCTCGAGATGCAGAAGAACACGCCGGTCGAGGGGCTGACCGTCTACCGGCGCAACGGCGTCGAGGCCTTTACCGACACGGACACGCTCCGGCAGGTCGCGAAGGAGGCCGACCTGCCGAAGGGCGTGATGGCGAGCATCGAGAAGATGGCGCGGCCGGCGGGGCCGCCGATGACCGGGCCGCTCTTCCAGCGGGCCGTCGACACGCTCAAGACCCAGGAGTCCATCGACAGCGTCAACGGGCAGATGCTCTTCACGCTGCACCAGCCCGTCGCCAACCAGGAGCGCTGCCAGGGCTGCCACGGCACCGACCACAAGGTCCGCGCCGTCGTGCGCGTGGCCACGTCCATGGAGCCCGTGCTGGCGGCCGTGCGCGAGCAGCGCAACCGGCAGACGCTGGTGGCGATCCTGACCATCTTCGTTGCCGCCGGTGTCCTCGCGCTGGTCATGCGGCGCGTGGTGGTGCGCCCCATCCAGGAGCTGGCGCAGGTGGCCCACAAGATCGGCGAGGGAGACTTCGCCGTGCGCGCGCGCACGACGTCGGGCGACGAGCTGGCGGGGCTGGGCTCGGCCTTCAACGACATGACCGAGCGACTGTCTACGGCCCAGCAGAGCCTCGAAACCCGCAACCGCGAGCTCGCGACCACGCTCGACGAGCTCCAGGCCTCGCGCCAGCGGCTCGAAGTGCTCGAGCAGCTCAAGGGCGAGCTGTCCAAGTTCGTGCCCGACGCCGTCAAGGAGCTGCTCGAGCGCGACCCGTCGGCGACCCAGCTGGAGAAGCACCAGGAGGAGGTCTCCGTCCTCTTCCTCGACATCGCGGGCTACACGCGTCTCTCCGAGCAGGTCGAGGCCAAGCGGCTGAACCAGCTCGTGCAGACCTACTTCTCGGCATTCCTCGAGATCATCCGCAAGCACCAGGGCGACGTGAACGAGACGGCGGGCGACGGGCTCATGGTCATCTTCCAGTCCAAGAGCCGCGAGCCCGGCCGCGGCCCCGTGGACCACGCGCTCAACGCCGCGCGCGCCGCCCTCACGATCCGCCAGCGCACCGTGGATCTGAACGAAGAGCACGCCGGTGTCTTTCCGTCCGTGGCGCTGCACATGGGCATCAACACGGGAGAGGCCTGGGTCGGCGCCACCAAGATCGGCGGCGCGGGGTCTCAGAGGTGGACGTTTACAGCGACGGGGCCCACGACCAACCTGGCCGCGCGCTTCGCGGGCTCGGCGCAGGGCGATGAGATCGTCGTCGGCCCCACGACCGCCGAGCGCGTCCGGGGCGCCTTCGTGCTGGAGAACCTCGGCGAGAAGAGCTTCAAGAACGTCTCGCAGCCGCTGCAGGTCTACCGCCTCATCCCCCCCGGGGTCTACGACAAGATCGCCTGA
- a CDS encoding FxLYD domain-containing protein: MAVSRRLPALLLAVTLGACAAQGQVRQQDMAVTFSDGRFQVTWETAQTKKGSPLIAGYVQNTRGNGAANIRLQVETLDAQGQVIATATALAPGYLGSFSRTSFEVPLEKTGVGYRVSIIGWDPAGNGQ; the protein is encoded by the coding sequence GTGGCGGTCAGTAGACGACTTCCCGCGCTGCTGCTGGCCGTGACGCTCGGCGCCTGCGCCGCCCAGGGCCAGGTCCGGCAACAGGACATGGCCGTCACGTTCAGCGACGGCCGTTTTCAGGTGACGTGGGAGACCGCCCAGACGAAGAAGGGCTCGCCGCTGATCGCTGGTTACGTCCAGAACACCCGCGGGAACGGCGCCGCGAATATTCGCCTGCAGGTCGAGACGCTCGACGCCCAGGGCCAGGTTATCGCGACCGCCACCGCTCTCGCGCCGGGCTATCTCGGCAGCTTCAGCCGCACCTCTTTCGAAGTGCCCCTCGAGAAGACCGGCGTCGGATATCGCGTCAGCATCATCGGCTGGGACCCTGCCGGCAACGGGCAGTAG